The following coding sequences lie in one Metallumcola ferriviriculae genomic window:
- a CDS encoding response regulator transcription factor gives MSIKLMIVDDHEIVRLGLAHLFKQYDNLDVTACVDSASEAMIKIEEMRPDVVIMDIRLKEEDGIEACRKISATHPDTKVIILTSYGEEDLVLEAILAGAKGYVLKDVGNEEIVRAVRAAYKGESLLDTVVTSRLLNRVRKSAKNNQDALEQLTDKEMKVLAFLAQGKTNREIAKKIFLSEKTVRNYVSSILSKLNLANRTEAAAYAARRNLPQKN, from the coding sequence TTGTCTATTAAGCTGATGATCGTGGATGACCATGAAATTGTACGTTTGGGACTGGCGCATCTCTTTAAACAGTACGACAATTTGGACGTCACCGCCTGTGTAGACAGTGCATCTGAAGCGATGATCAAAATAGAGGAAATGCGGCCGGATGTGGTGATTATGGATATTCGTTTAAAAGAGGAAGATGGAATAGAAGCTTGCCGTAAGATAAGTGCCACTCATCCTGATACCAAGGTAATAATTTTGACATCATACGGTGAGGAAGATCTGGTACTGGAAGCTATTTTGGCCGGAGCAAAAGGCTATGTCCTCAAGGATGTTGGTAATGAAGAAATTGTTCGGGCGGTCAGGGCTGCGTACAAAGGGGAGTCTCTTTTGGATACGGTGGTCACGTCCCGGCTGCTCAATCGCGTGCGTAAATCCGCAAAAAACAACCAAGACGCGCTGGAACAGCTGACAGACAAAGAAATGAAGGTTCTCGCTTTTTTAGCGCAAGGTAAAACAAACCGAGAAATAGCAAAGAAGATATTTCTCAGTGAAAAGACTGTACGTAATTATGTCAGCAGCATCCTGTCTAAATTAAACCTGGCCAATAGGACCGAAGCGGCAGCCTATGCTGCTAGAAGAAATTTACCGCAAAAGAATTAA
- a CDS encoding cytochrome c3 family protein — MKENWQTQEEKLSISRQPAFRVGVVLVIILVTFIIVRQLFVPGTFGQYGYYRGDNVDEWVVKAASYADENQCAACHTDRVKEIGEAQHGQFSCQTCHGAAGQHTLNPEVVKPVIEADREFCGRCHNKLAGRESADIKQVSLGWHYNSITCTKCHDAHEPLVNVRSW, encoded by the coding sequence ATGAAAGAAAACTGGCAAACGCAGGAGGAAAAGCTAAGCATTTCCCGGCAGCCTGCTTTTAGAGTAGGAGTAGTACTAGTGATTATTCTGGTGACCTTTATCATAGTGAGGCAGTTGTTCGTTCCTGGGACATTTGGGCAGTATGGCTACTACCGGGGCGACAATGTGGACGAATGGGTGGTGAAGGCCGCGAGTTACGCGGACGAGAATCAATGTGCAGCCTGTCATACTGACAGGGTCAAGGAAATCGGTGAAGCCCAGCATGGGCAGTTTTCCTGTCAGACCTGCCATGGTGCTGCCGGGCAGCACACTTTAAACCCAGAGGTGGTAAAGCCGGTAATTGAGGCGGATAGAGAGTTCTGCGGCAGGTGCCACAATAAGCTGGCAGGCAGGGAAAGCGCAGACATTAAGCAGGTTTCACTGGGATGGCATTATAACAGCATTACCTGTACAAAATGCCATGATGCCCATGAACCACTAGTTAACGTAAGGAGTTGGTAG
- a CDS encoding ABC transporter ATP-binding protein: protein MKIKIEDVTKVFANNAGEHQQALASVDLAVYDNEFICLLGASGCGKTTLLNLMAGFESVSSGTIFIDDKPVLKPHPQYQTIFQNYGLFPWRTVEENVEYGLEVKGVSLEERRAKAAGYIEMVGLEKFRNSHPHQLSGGMQQRVAIARALAVEPEVLFMDEPFGALDALTRFRMQDEITRIWQENKQTIVFVTHDIDEAVFLADRIVIMSPYPGRIKTILPVPMGRPRDRTDYDFIKIRDRIFNEFELTVKKELDYYI from the coding sequence GTGAAAATTAAAATTGAAGATGTGACCAAAGTCTTTGCCAATAACGCCGGCGAACATCAGCAAGCGTTAGCCAGCGTGGACCTTGCTGTGTATGACAATGAGTTTATTTGTCTACTGGGAGCAAGCGGGTGCGGCAAAACCACCTTATTAAATTTAATGGCTGGTTTTGAGTCCGTGTCCAGTGGAACTATTTTCATTGACGATAAACCGGTGCTTAAGCCTCACCCTCAATACCAAACCATCTTCCAAAATTATGGTCTCTTTCCTTGGCGTACCGTTGAGGAAAATGTCGAATACGGGTTAGAGGTTAAGGGGGTATCTTTGGAGGAAAGACGGGCCAAAGCGGCCGGTTATATTGAAATGGTGGGACTGGAAAAGTTTCGTAATAGTCATCCGCATCAGCTTTCCGGCGGTATGCAACAGCGGGTAGCCATTGCCCGGGCTTTAGCGGTAGAACCAGAGGTGCTTTTTATGGATGAACCTTTTGGCGCGTTGGACGCACTGACGCGATTTCGGATGCAGGATGAGATTACGCGTATTTGGCAGGAAAACAAACAGACCATTGTTTTTGTCACTCATGATATTGACGAAGCTGTTTTTCTAGCTGACCGGATAGTTATCATGTCCCCATATCCCGGCCGCATAAAGACCATTTTGCCTGTACCCATGGGGCGGCCGCGAGATAGGACTGACTATGACTTTATTAAAATTAGAGACAGGATTTTTAATGAATTTGAGCTAACAGTGAAGAAAGAGCTTGATTATTATATATAA
- a CDS encoding ABC transporter permease, with protein MKGKERYVLPLITFTLVLIAWQAAASLGIWEDYLFPSPLAVAGGILETALNGVLWQHIGISLFRFFTGYLIAAAVAVPLGLIAGWYRNLWVAIDPLVQVLRPISPIAWMPLIALWFGIGNLPAIVIIFLAAFYPMLLSTVAAVKNVDPVYLKVAQNFGTSEKDILRKVVVPAVFPYIMMGMHIALGTAWVFLVAGEMMGVRSGLGFLIVDARNSMRTELVLTGMVIIGVLGLTLDRSIGYLEQRVKKRWGFSA; from the coding sequence GTGAAGGGGAAGGAAAGGTATGTCCTGCCGTTGATAACGTTTACCTTGGTGCTGATTGCCTGGCAGGCAGCCGCTTCTTTAGGCATTTGGGAGGATTATCTTTTTCCCTCGCCACTGGCGGTAGCTGGGGGGATTTTGGAGACAGCCCTTAACGGCGTGCTTTGGCAGCACATCGGCATCAGTTTGTTCCGTTTTTTTACCGGCTATTTAATTGCGGCAGCAGTTGCTGTGCCTCTTGGCCTAATTGCGGGTTGGTACCGTAATTTGTGGGTTGCTATTGACCCGCTTGTGCAGGTACTGCGGCCCATTTCGCCCATTGCTTGGATGCCGTTGATTGCGCTTTGGTTTGGCATTGGTAACTTGCCTGCCATAGTGATAATCTTTTTGGCCGCCTTTTACCCGATGCTGCTATCTACAGTGGCCGCGGTTAAGAATGTGGACCCGGTCTACCTAAAGGTAGCCCAAAACTTCGGTACCAGCGAAAAAGACATCCTTAGAAAAGTGGTGGTTCCCGCCGTGTTCCCTTACATTATGATGGGAATGCATATTGCTTTGGGCACGGCATGGGTATTTTTAGTGGCCGGGGAAATGATGGGTGTGCGCTCAGGTTTGGGATTTTTGATAGTTGACGCTCGTAATAGTATGCGCACAGAATTGGTGCTCACCGGTATGGTTATTATTGGCGTACTAGGATTAACTTTAGATAGATCAATTGGCTATTTGGAGCAGCGGGTGAAAAAGCGCTGGGGTTTTAGCGCCTAA
- a CDS encoding ABC transporter substrate-binding protein, producing MKNRRVVIIGLLLVFAGALVLSGCGAGQDNSGSGSEKPVVKIGYLPITHSLPLVVADKLNQGKFENFDLELVRFSSWPELTDALNSGTIQGGMTMFEIAMAGKEMGIPQEVVMLSHRNGDVLTVSDEIEKVQDLQGKLVAIPHRLSGHNLLLYKALKDAGLDYQDVRKVEMAPPDMPAALARGEINGYVVAEPFGAQTVVAGTGKVLMRAQDIWPDWICCGLVINPKYFNDQVVLQELVDKLASAGTYIESNQDEAVEIAAEYMQIKKELWSKSLEWISYADLQPRQEDFAQMQSLLLELPWDGQSNTLLKKEIDLSELINEDYAKKAYGKVK from the coding sequence ATGAAAAATAGAAGAGTTGTCATCATCGGTTTACTGCTGGTATTTGCCGGGGCGTTGGTGCTTTCCGGCTGCGGCGCCGGGCAGGATAATAGCGGTTCCGGCAGTGAAAAACCGGTGGTTAAAATTGGCTATCTGCCTATCACCCATTCTTTACCCCTGGTGGTGGCTGATAAACTTAATCAGGGTAAATTTGAGAATTTTGATTTAGAATTAGTGCGCTTTAGTTCCTGGCCTGAATTAACGGATGCTCTAAATTCAGGCACTATCCAAGGCGGCATGACCATGTTTGAAATCGCCATGGCAGGTAAAGAGATGGGTATCCCTCAGGAAGTGGTAATGCTGTCCCATCGTAATGGCGACGTGTTAACCGTTTCCGATGAGATTGAAAAGGTGCAGGATTTACAGGGTAAATTAGTAGCCATTCCTCACCGCCTTTCCGGGCACAATCTGCTGCTGTACAAAGCTTTAAAAGATGCGGGGCTTGATTACCAAGATGTAAGAAAGGTGGAAATGGCTCCCCCGGATATGCCCGCGGCTCTGGCACGAGGCGAAATTAATGGTTATGTTGTAGCGGAACCTTTTGGCGCGCAGACTGTGGTAGCAGGCACCGGCAAAGTATTGATGCGGGCTCAAGACATATGGCCGGATTGGATATGCTGCGGCTTGGTTATAAATCCGAAATACTTTAATGACCAGGTGGTTCTGCAGGAACTGGTGGATAAACTGGCATCGGCGGGTACTTATATTGAAAGTAACCAAGACGAGGCTGTGGAAATTGCGGCTGAATATATGCAAATTAAAAAAGAATTATGGTCTAAGTCTTTAGAATGGATATCTTACGCTGACTTGCAGCCTCGACAGGAAGATTTTGCGCAGATGCAGAGCTTGTTGCTAGAGTTGCCATGGGATGGGCAGTCAAACACCTTACTGAAAAAAGAGATTGATTTAAGCGAATTGATTAATGAGGACTATGCTAAGAAGGCCTACGGGAAGGTGAAATAG
- the cooS gene encoding anaerobic carbon-monoxide dehydrogenase catalytic subunit encodes MKYNYPSLNAEMPGREDVKKLTPNPASRELLQRMEDKNIETWLDRYEAQQPQCGFGLRGLCCRNCQWGPCRIGPKSPKGICGKDLNLMVMGNIVRALAAGLAAHGRHAHEVYMTIIAAAEGKLDFPLLGEERVWELAEKFSIQIEDKDLAQTAKEVAQFLLEDLGRMTADPMYMLEAYAPPERKQLWQELGVLPRSGSYEMMETLHMTTLGGCSDWTALAAQELRMALAYCYSTLYGSSMATEILFGIPQPKITEVNYGILKEDHVNILMHGHSPVMAEKVLEKIYSAEIQQQAKDYGAKGIVVGGMCCTGDELLCRHGVPSVTNIMGQELAIGTGAVDAVVVDMQCVIPGLKTAADCFGTEVITTCDSNRIPGAHHIPFDPERPDTLEQDAERIVQLALAAFKNRDRSHIHIPQHRSRAMGGWSCEAVVDAFGGLEKLAQHLKDGTIKGIATVVGCNNPKVPYEHNHVTIVKKLIENGILVTTTGCCSHALLNAGLCAPEAAEQASAGLKDLCRQLGIPPVLAVGGCVDNARSLRLFIDLAQQAGKHVKDMPFMFIGPEPGNEKTVGQGVTFLAHGVSNLVGFPAPIPVPLPTAKEGAQSNDEMDRGSNDVADFFAGDGLYEKVGARVYTEPYPKLAAQTVRMHIKRKRLGLGWRG; translated from the coding sequence ATGAAATACAACTATCCGTCTTTAAACGCAGAAATGCCTGGTAGAGAAGATGTAAAAAAACTAACTCCAAACCCCGCGTCTAGAGAGTTGTTGCAGCGGATGGAGGATAAAAATATCGAAACATGGTTGGATAGATATGAAGCTCAGCAGCCCCAATGTGGTTTCGGCCTAAGAGGGTTATGCTGCCGTAATTGTCAATGGGGTCCATGTCGCATCGGGCCGAAATCACCTAAAGGTATTTGTGGCAAAGATTTAAATCTGATGGTGATGGGCAACATTGTTCGCGCGCTGGCGGCGGGGTTGGCGGCACACGGCCGGCACGCTCATGAGGTGTATATGACCATCATTGCCGCAGCTGAAGGCAAGTTGGATTTTCCATTGCTGGGCGAAGAAAGGGTATGGGAACTGGCGGAGAAGTTTTCTATCCAAATTGAGGACAAGGATTTAGCGCAAACGGCTAAAGAAGTGGCGCAATTCCTGCTGGAAGATTTGGGTCGTATGACCGCTGATCCGATGTACATGTTAGAGGCCTACGCGCCCCCGGAACGAAAGCAATTGTGGCAAGAACTTGGCGTCCTGCCTCGCTCCGGCAGCTACGAAATGATGGAAACCCTGCATATGACCACGCTGGGCGGCTGTTCAGATTGGACCGCCCTGGCGGCGCAGGAGCTGCGCATGGCGCTTGCCTATTGTTACAGCACGCTTTACGGTTCATCGATGGCTACGGAAATATTGTTTGGCATTCCTCAGCCAAAAATAACAGAAGTGAACTACGGCATTTTGAAAGAGGATCACGTGAACATTCTGATGCATGGACATTCGCCGGTGATGGCGGAAAAAGTTCTTGAAAAGATTTATTCAGCAGAAATCCAACAGCAGGCTAAAGATTATGGCGCCAAAGGAATTGTGGTGGGTGGTATGTGTTGCACCGGCGATGAGTTATTATGCCGTCACGGCGTTCCTTCTGTAACCAACATTATGGGCCAGGAACTGGCTATCGGCACCGGTGCTGTGGATGCGGTAGTTGTTGATATGCAGTGTGTCATTCCGGGCTTGAAGACGGCGGCGGACTGTTTTGGTACCGAAGTTATCACAACCTGTGATTCCAATCGCATCCCCGGCGCGCATCATATTCCTTTTGACCCGGAGCGTCCGGATACTTTAGAGCAGGACGCTGAGCGGATAGTGCAGCTGGCGTTGGCCGCCTTTAAAAACCGCGACCGTTCTCACATTCACATTCCTCAGCACCGTTCCCGTGCCATGGGCGGATGGAGCTGTGAGGCAGTAGTGGACGCCTTTGGCGGTTTGGAAAAATTAGCCCAGCACCTTAAAGACGGGACTATCAAAGGGATTGCTACCGTAGTTGGTTGTAACAACCCTAAGGTGCCCTATGAACATAACCATGTAACCATTGTAAAGAAATTGATTGAAAATGGAATTTTGGTGACCACCACCGGATGTTGTTCTCATGCATTATTAAATGCCGGTTTATGCGCCCCGGAGGCGGCAGAACAGGCCAGCGCGGGGCTTAAGGATCTATGCCGGCAATTAGGTATCCCCCCGGTGCTGGCGGTGGGCGGCTGCGTGGATAATGCCCGCTCGCTGCGGCTGTTTATTGACTTGGCGCAACAGGCAGGAAAGCATGTAAAAGATATGCCATTTATGTTTATTGGCCCGGAACCCGGTAACGAGAAGACTGTCGGTCAAGGGGTTACCTTCCTTGCGCATGGTGTTAGCAATCTGGTAGGTTTTCCCGCTCCAATTCCGGTGCCGCTGCCCACTGCTAAGGAAGGGGCTCAGTCCAATGATGAGATGGACCGGGGCAGTAATGATGTTGCAGACTTTTTTGCCGGCGACGGTCTATATGAGAAAGTAGGAGCAAGAGTATATACAGAGCCGTATCCAAAATTGGCGGCCCAAACCGTTCGCATGCATATTAAGCGAAAACGGCTGGGATTAGGCTGGAGGGGGTAG
- a CDS encoding 4Fe-4S dicluster domain-containing protein, which produces MGKQITRRDFLKAGGQILAGGIFFSAVSMVIPRVAGSADGDIVNSKWQQTWAKQTWGFVVDTEKCIGCGMCVKACKEENGVPMDEEVFRTWVERYVMAAGGQTHIDSPNGGLDFNAITIDNAKKSFFVPKLCNQCDNPPCTKVCPVGATYKTGDGVVLVDGERCIGCRYCIQACPYGARFLHPQKKTADKCTWCYHRITKGLLPACVQVCPTGARIFANLQTPGNPVSRLLETKRVDVLKPALGTEPMVYYMGLDKVVV; this is translated from the coding sequence ATGGGGAAACAGATAACGCGAAGGGATTTTTTAAAGGCAGGCGGCCAAATACTAGCCGGTGGTATCTTTTTCTCGGCGGTTTCGATGGTTATACCACGGGTGGCGGGTAGTGCCGATGGGGATATAGTTAATTCAAAGTGGCAACAAACTTGGGCAAAACAGACTTGGGGCTTTGTGGTAGATACAGAGAAATGCATTGGCTGTGGCATGTGTGTCAAAGCATGCAAGGAGGAAAATGGCGTGCCCATGGATGAAGAGGTTTTCCGCACCTGGGTGGAGCGGTATGTAATGGCTGCCGGAGGCCAGACGCACATTGACTCTCCTAACGGCGGTTTAGACTTTAATGCTATCACGATAGACAACGCCAAGAAAAGCTTTTTTGTACCCAAGCTTTGTAATCAATGTGACAATCCGCCCTGTACTAAAGTATGTCCGGTGGGCGCGACCTATAAGACCGGTGACGGCGTAGTGCTAGTGGACGGCGAGCGTTGTATCGGCTGCCGTTACTGCATCCAGGCCTGTCCCTACGGGGCGAGATTCCTTCATCCGCAGAAAAAAACAGCGGACAAATGTACTTGGTGCTATCATCGCATAACGAAAGGACTGCTGCCTGCCTGTGTTCAGGTCTGTCCTACAGGGGCCAGGATCTTTGCCAACCTCCAAACACCCGGTAATCCTGTTTCGCGGCTTCTTGAGACAAAGAGAGTGGATGTCTTAAAACCCGCGCTGGGAACTGAGCCAATGGTTTATTATATGGGCTTAGATAAGGTGGTGGTATAA
- the cysK gene encoding cysteine synthase A has protein sequence MTVYNNVTELIGRTPLVRINKLNEGGAEVVVKLESFNPGGSIKDRIALSMIEAGEQAGVINKDTLIIEPTSGNTGIGLAIVSAAKGYKLVLTMPDTMSIERRNLLAALGAELVLTPGGEGMKGAIRKAEQLAAGNPNSFIPQQFSNPANPEVHRRTTAEEIWTAVDGEIDIFVGGVGTGGTVTGVGGALKEKNANIEVVAVEPTDSAVLSGCMPGPHKIQGIGAGFIPEIFDIDVVDEIYQVTDDQAIKTGQRLAAEEGLLVGISSGAAAYAALELAKREENVGKRIVVVLPDTGERYLSTPLFK, from the coding sequence ATGACGGTTTATAATAATGTAACCGAATTAATTGGACGGACACCATTGGTGCGCATCAACAAATTAAATGAAGGCGGCGCAGAAGTAGTTGTTAAGCTGGAGTCTTTTAACCCCGGCGGTAGTATTAAGGACCGCATCGCATTGAGCATGATTGAAGCGGGAGAGCAGGCAGGGGTGATTAATAAGGATACTCTTATTATTGAGCCCACCAGCGGCAATACCGGTATTGGCTTAGCTATAGTATCTGCGGCTAAAGGATACAAGCTAGTGCTAACTATGCCGGATACTATGAGTATTGAACGGCGGAACTTGTTAGCAGCTCTTGGGGCGGAGTTGGTGCTTACCCCCGGGGGAGAGGGTATGAAAGGGGCAATTCGTAAAGCAGAACAACTAGCAGCAGGTAACCCTAATTCGTTTATTCCCCAGCAATTTTCTAACCCGGCAAACCCGGAAGTCCACCGCCGCACTACAGCAGAGGAAATTTGGACAGCTGTTGACGGAGAAATAGACATCTTTGTGGGTGGTGTGGGCACAGGAGGTACCGTCACCGGTGTTGGTGGAGCGTTGAAAGAAAAAAACGCTAACATTGAAGTGGTGGCGGTGGAGCCGACGGACTCTGCTGTTCTTTCCGGGTGTATGCCGGGGCCGCATAAAATTCAGGGAATCGGCGCCGGATTTATTCCGGAGATATTTGACATTGATGTTGTGGATGAAATATACCAGGTGACTGATGATCAGGCCATAAAGACGGGACAGAGGCTCGCTGCTGAGGAAGGGTTGCTGGTAGGGATATCCTCTGGCGCAGCGGCGTACGCGGCATTGGAATTGGCCAAACGTGAAGAGAATGTGGGAAAGCGTATTGTAGTGGTGCTGCCGGATACCGGCGAACGTTATCTGTCCACACCGTTATTTAAATAA
- a CDS encoding sensor histidine kinase: MNTIFEVNLLGLYFLYGLSFYTMGLAIALQYRSYSSFRLASSLSLLAAFGLFHGLSEWGSVFVPFQVPNFGSLPTWKLIVIQRLLQAVSHFFLFLFGIKLISDTNTKRRWLYFLPFIAMVIWLLQFIRFVSYMGSPKNLIDWLVVSESWSRYILAFPGGILAAYGLALQVHDVKKIGDRSVLTNLFGAIAALLFFAFFSGLVIPQNVGGLSRVLNAATFKAGVGLPVEFFRTGTAFMIAWCITSMLSVFELEKQRQLDESHKVQAVLKERERFARDLHDDVIQVIYGIGINLQIISQMIAKNERKAFDQLNESIQKLNLVIANLRRYIHQLEYKEEYNLVELLSQAIKEIGSSSPGIEIKYDFDKLPERIQPAFQVVRWEKQVQQIVREALHNVVRHARASRAEVSLIYFGDCLKVTISDDGRGISKEEYQNLAKNPAANTHKRGLYNMRARTELLQGSFMVKSSAGKGTTVAVTIPLQNNVNNSTDVTVKGGSLGSGN; this comes from the coding sequence ATGAATACGATCTTTGAAGTCAATTTGTTGGGGTTATATTTTCTTTATGGCTTATCTTTTTATACTATGGGCTTAGCTATTGCGCTGCAGTATCGGAGTTACAGCAGCTTTCGCCTGGCTTCTAGCCTTAGCCTGTTGGCAGCATTTGGCTTGTTTCATGGGCTCAGCGAATGGGGTAGTGTCTTTGTCCCCTTTCAGGTGCCGAACTTCGGTAGTTTGCCTACCTGGAAATTAATTGTCATCCAGCGCCTGCTTCAGGCAGTTTCTCATTTCTTTTTGTTCCTTTTTGGTATTAAGCTAATATCTGATACCAACACCAAAAGACGTTGGTTATATTTCCTTCCTTTCATTGCCATGGTTATCTGGCTGCTTCAATTTATCCGCTTTGTTTCCTATATGGGTTCTCCCAAAAACCTTATTGATTGGCTGGTTGTCAGTGAAAGCTGGTCGCGGTACATATTGGCTTTTCCGGGAGGAATATTGGCTGCGTACGGTTTGGCTCTCCAGGTGCACGATGTGAAAAAGATCGGCGATAGGTCTGTTTTGACCAATCTGTTCGGTGCTATAGCCGCTTTATTGTTTTTTGCTTTTTTTAGCGGGCTTGTCATTCCCCAGAATGTGGGCGGACTTAGCCGCGTCCTCAATGCGGCCACGTTTAAGGCAGGAGTGGGGCTGCCGGTGGAATTTTTTCGGACGGGAACGGCATTTATGATTGCCTGGTGTATCACTTCCATGCTTAGTGTTTTCGAACTTGAGAAACAGCGTCAGTTGGACGAAAGCCACAAGGTTCAGGCGGTGTTGAAAGAGAGGGAAAGATTTGCTCGGGATCTTCATGATGATGTCATTCAAGTGATTTACGGTATTGGCATTAATCTGCAGATTATTTCCCAAATGATAGCGAAGAATGAACGGAAGGCTTTCGACCAGTTAAACGAGTCCATTCAAAAATTAAACCTAGTTATTGCTAACCTAAGGCGATATATTCACCAACTAGAGTATAAAGAGGAATATAATCTGGTAGAGTTATTGTCCCAGGCGATTAAGGAAATAGGCAGTAGTTCTCCCGGCATTGAAATAAAATATGATTTTGATAAGTTACCGGAAAGAATACAACCGGCCTTTCAGGTGGTGCGGTGGGAAAAACAGGTACAGCAAATAGTGCGGGAAGCGTTGCATAATGTGGTGCGGCACGCCCGTGCAAGCAGGGCAGAGGTTAGTCTTATTTACTTTGGAGATTGCTTGAAGGTTACCATTAGCGATGACGGCAGGGGGATATCTAAGGAGGAATACCAAAATTTAGCTAAGAATCCTGCCGCGAATACGCATAAAAGAGGTCTCTATAATATGCGGGCACGTACGGAATTGCTGCAGGGCAGTTTTATGGTTAAATCGTCCGCCGGTAAAGGTACCACTGTTGCGGTTACCATCCCGCTGCAAAATAATGTAAATAATAGTACGGATGTCACTGTCAAAGGGGGGTCACTTGGCAGTGGTAATTAG
- the sucD gene encoding succinate--CoA ligase subunit alpha, translating to MSILVNEDTKVLIQGITGAYGRNQSAAMKEYGTNIVVGVAPGRAGTETFGVPVYNTVKQAGEYHDFDASIIYVPPPFTKDAVLEAVENGVELIVIATEGVPIHDTLYFRHIAEKYGTWIVGPNSIGMISPGKTLLGSLAPSFTFPGNVGLISRSGTMAIEFVQILGDCGIGLSTGIGIGGDKVIGKNPIDYLKLFEDDPDTRAVVMLGEIGGSKELEAADYIKEMSTKVFSFIVGISAPKGKRMGHIGAIASAENEGAEYKKNVLKAAGSYVADTPWELGESLKYYLMEGIQGD from the coding sequence ATGTCCATTTTAGTTAACGAAGACACTAAAGTGCTTATTCAAGGTATTACGGGAGCGTATGGGCGCAATCAATCAGCAGCGATGAAAGAGTATGGGACAAATATTGTCGTGGGCGTGGCGCCGGGCCGGGCCGGGACGGAAACATTCGGGGTACCAGTCTATAATACGGTGAAACAAGCAGGTGAATACCATGATTTCGATGCCTCTATTATCTACGTGCCACCACCATTCACTAAGGATGCAGTGTTGGAGGCGGTTGAAAATGGTGTTGAACTTATAGTTATTGCCACAGAAGGAGTCCCTATCCACGACACACTATATTTCCGGCACATTGCCGAAAAATATGGCACCTGGATTGTTGGCCCCAATTCCATCGGTATGATTAGTCCTGGGAAAACTTTGCTGGGGTCTTTGGCACCTTCATTTACCTTTCCCGGTAATGTGGGGCTCATTTCACGCAGCGGTACAATGGCCATAGAATTTGTGCAGATTCTAGGGGACTGCGGTATTGGGCTGTCCACCGGCATTGGTATCGGTGGGGATAAGGTTATTGGTAAAAATCCTATTGACTACCTGAAATTATTCGAAGATGATCCTGATACCCGGGCAGTAGTGATGCTGGGGGAAATAGGCGGCAGTAAGGAACTGGAGGCTGCGGATTACATTAAGGAGATGTCTACTAAGGTATTCTCCTTTATCGTCGGAATTTCCGCACCCAAGGGCAAGAGGATGGGCCATATTGGGGCTATTGCGTCTGCGGAAAATGAGGGAGCCGAATATAAGAAGAATGTGCTAAAAGCCGCTGGCTCTTATGTTGCGGATACTCCTTGGGAATTAGGCGAAAGTTTGAAGTATTATTTGATGGAAGGAATTCAAGGAGATTAG